In Natronomonas salsuginis, the sequence AGCTTCGAATCTTTGGAGCTACAACGTCATCTGCACGTCTGGCATATCAACAAAGGCTGTCTCGTATCATTCATGACGGGCCGTCTGTGGCGATGAATCAACCGTGTTCGTAAATATATCCTCTATCTGCACGTCTCCGACCATCGTTCCGTAGTGATAGCGGAGCTCCGGATCGATGGTCGCCTGCAGAATCCCGTCGAACACCGACGCACCGTTACGTTGCAGTATTGCCGAAAGCGACATCATCGGGAACATCGTTCGATTGTAGGGCGTACGCGGAGACACAGCGAGATACTTCTGCTCTTCATCCCACCGAAATGTGATGCATCTTCGAAGAGTTTGAGAAACGAAGAATTTGTGTTCGGTAATCGCACCAAAATAAGTAAATGAGAGAGTAGTGAACGGCTGATTGACCTATTATGTTCGAAGCAGTCCTCCGTGTTGATATTCTTCTTTTTTTGGCCATCGGAGTGCTCGGCGGGGCACACTGTATCGGTATGTGTGGACCGCTAGTGACGATGTATGCCGAGCGGATGGCTCCACGTGTAGACGGCGGGACGGAGAGGACAGGTACTCCGGGTCAACGGGGACATCTTACCACATACGAGGTTCGCCAGCATGCTCTGTTTAACGTGGGGCGGACGCTCAGTTACGCGCTCATTGGTGGGATGTTCGGCGCGCTTGGTGGCTTCGTGTTTATTTCGGCGGACCAGTTAACGGCAATCGCAGATCCCATCCGGGGCGGCGTTGGCGTTTTGATCGGGGTATTCATCATCGCATCTGGTGTGAAATATCTCCTTGGAGGTGCTGCTGGTCTCGGAATCCCCGGAGTTCAGCGAGTAACCAACTGGATCGCTGTTCGCGTTGACCGATACGTGAATAGTCCTGGAATTGTTGGCCTCGGTGCGCTTCACGGGTTGTTACCCTGTCCAATATTGTATCCCGCGTACCTGTATGCGTTCGCGACGGGATCCGCTGTGTCCGGGTTTCTTGCGTTAGCGACGCTTGGTATTGGAACGATACCAGCTGTTTTCGCTTATGGAACGCTTATTGAGTCCGTTGATGTCATTCATCGCCGACGACTCCATCGTCTCCTCGGTATCGCCTTCATTCTGCTGGGATACGTTTTGTTGGGACATGGATTGATGGCGATCGGCATCACTATTCCAACGCCGATGCTTCCACGATATCAACCGCTGGGGTGACCAAGGGGCGTAATTAGTAAAGGTACTGTTATTCCTGTCACCCGAAATTTGGCATGTCTGGTATTCCGTCGAAGTCCTTTCGATCCTAATTACCGACTAGGGCGTGAGCTTAGACTGCTTAAGCACAAGATTGTTATTTATTTACTAGAATTGTCCCGACCATCCCAGACCCCTCATGTGGGATACAGAAGTATCCGTACGTTCCCGGCTGATCGAACGTATGCTCGTAGTTCTCGCCCGGAGCGATGAGTCCCTCGGTGACCCGGTTCCTCGCAGTACGTTCTGTCTCGAAGCCACCACTCGCGAAGTACACCGCTTCGTCTGGAATCTCGTCTTCATACGCCGTAACCGTGTGCTCGATGTCACTCTCGTTCGTCCACGTAACCGTCTGACCAGGTTCGATCCTCGCGGTCTTCGGCTCAAATCTGAGGTCGCCGGGCATCGTGACGGTCTGGACCGACGATGACTGTCCACCCAGACACCCAGCCGTGGTAAGCGTCGCCAGGGCGGCAGAGCTGAGTCGCAACACCGTCCGCCGATCGGAGATTTCGAGTGGCATTGTAACAGAGATGGGTGGTGCCTATTAGAGCGCCACGAAGAGGTCGGTCACGTACATTATACCGAGACCGAGCAGAAATGCAAGCAGATTCGTGGCACTGGCCACGCGACCGCCTGCATCACGAACCATGCTCGCAATCTCCCAGTTTACCTGCAGGATCGCGCCAACGCCGATCGCGAGGAAGAAGGCGCCGATCGTTGGTGAATAGGCGAGACTGCCGATCCAGCCACCGAGAATGACGGGTGCGCCGGCGATGACGCCGAGCGCGGCGAAGTGTCCGAGCGCCGGACGTTCTCCGCGAGCGACCGGCGCAACGACAGCCGGGCCTTCCGTCACGTTGTGAAGCATGAATCCGATCACGAGGAATGCGCCGAGCGAGACACGCCCGAGTGCGAATGAACTCCCGATTGCCAGCCCCTCTGCGAGGTTGTGCAGGCCGATCCCGACCGCGACCAGATACGCGATCCAGAGACCGCTACTTGCCCGGCTATCACCAGCGGCGACGCGACCCTCACGCCACGCACTGATTGCCTGGACGAGGAGGAGTGCGCCGAATATTCCGGAGACAACCAAGAGGTTCCCCTCGTAGGCGCCTGGAACTCGTTCGGCGAGTTCGAACGCTTCGAACCCGGCGTCGAACGCCAAGAAGCCCAGTACGCCAGCTGCAAATAAGAGAACGGCATGCAGCCACCGATCACTCATCGTCTTGATGTAGGGGAACCACAGCATCCCTAATGCGACCGGGATCACGCCGACGAACAGCCCGATGACTGCAAGCGTCCAGAGCAGACTGAGGCTGAATCCAGGTGCCTGACTCGGAGCGACGATCGTATTCTCGAATGTCGCCCCGTCAGAGAGTACGAGGGCGACGTTGAGATCCCATCCCGGATTCCAGTGATACGGGATCACGATCTGTGCGCTTTCCATCGGAGCGAGCGTTTGGTCGCCACCAGCTCCTTCGACCTGAAAATTCCAGTAGGCCTCATCGACGAGGACCTGTGCTATCGTCACGGAATCGGGCCCGTTGTTCGTTACGTGTAACACGACCGTTTCGTCGCTCGGAAGCGTCGTGTGCGTGATCGTCACGTCGGGAAGCGGTTCACCACTCTGGCTCTGAATACTCGCGAGTGGTGACGTGAACGCGAACACACCCAAGACGAGCACGAGCAACACGATCGGGAGTATCGCGCTGACCCATCGCGGTAGTCCGAGCGGCTGTGTGACCTCGTTTTCAGTAGATACACCACCGTCTGGCGTCGGTTTTTGTGTCTCATCCGCCATGTTAGACCACCTCAAAGAAGCTCATCCAGCCGAGTTCGGCGAACTCGGATTGGTGGGCGTGGAACATGTACAGCCCGGGTTCGTGATCTGAGTAGTCGAGCTCGATGATACCGCGTTGCGCCTGCGTCTGCATGATCGTGTCTACGGTCTTGCGCGTCGGTGTCAGCGTAGTCCCGTGGTCATAGTAATCGAAGAACTGCGAGTGCGTGTGGAACGAGTTGATGAGGTCGAACTCAGTCGCATTGGAGAGATACACGCGTTGCCGTTCGTTCTTGTCGATCTGGATGGGACGCTTCGTCTCGCCCGCCGTCCAGTTGCCGGTGCCGTCGGTACTACCAACCCCGTATGCGAACGCCCGTGTGTTCGCCGCGTAGACCTCGTTCCCGCCGTCGAAGTTAGTGTCGAACGAGTTCATCACCATGACCATCTCGTTGACGGCGTCGTTTTCGGCGTACTCGTGGTTCCGGCTCTTCGCCTCTTCGACGAACCGCGTCCGCATGTCGTCGGTAATCGGTCCGGGGTAATTGACGTAGTCGCGTGGATTCTCCCTGACGCGTTCGGGGTCCGGATCGACGATGATCGTGCCGTAGAGTCCGCGGTGGATGTGTTCTTTCAGCGGGAGCGAGTGGCAATGATAGAAGTGCGTACCGGCGGGTTGGGCAATCCACTCGTAGGTGAATGATTCTCCCGTTTCGAGGACACCAGGCCCGTTTTGGGGGATTCCGTCCATTCGCGGGTTAAGGTTCTTCAGATGCGGATGGATCGTGTGAGCGTGCCGTCCTAGGTTCGTGAATTTAACGCGAATTAGGTCGCCCTCAACGGCACGGATCGTGGGGCCCGGCACCTGACCGTTGAATGCCCACGCTTGGAACTCGACGCCCGGAGCGATGGTGATCGTTGTGTCGACAGCGGTGAATTCGAACTCCCGTACGGTTCGACCATCCTCCTCGTAGACTTGCTGCGGAACGTTATCCTGCCCGCTATCTCCGGTATTGAACGCGGTGAGGAACTCATGCGGATCGAAGTCCAAATCTTGGTATTCGCCCACCGAACCGAAGTTACCGTGTGTATCATCGCCCCCGTGGCCGGGTGACGCACTTGCACGTGAACTCCCGAGTCCAACGGCGGCACTTCCCGCGACACCAAGACTGCCGAGTACCGTGCGACGACTGACGCTCGTTTCACCAGTGAGTGATCCAACCAAACGCTGTTCGAGTCGTTTAGTGACATCTGCCGCACTCTCGTAATCTATCGAGGGCATGATCTCCTCGACGGGTTGACTCTTCGGATACCCATATGTGATAGTGGATGGGCCCAATATATAAATTAGACCCATCTAAACTTCGAGTAGGTCTAATCTAGAAATAGACTAGCAGACTTCCGAGCTTCTCAGTGAGAACTCTGTGTGAGAGATTGGGTGGATATGGAACATGCGACTTCTTCGGGTAGCGCAACCGGACCATCTCCGCTATCAGGGTCAAGTGTGACCATTCCAAATGGCGCAATCTCGACAACATCTACGACAGTTCCGGGGAGAATCCCGTGTTTGGACAGGTACCGGAGGAGATCTGGATCTGTGTCCGGAACCCGTACGATCTGAACGCTGTCACCCACTTGATGATCAGCAAGACGTTCACCATCCTTTGCTCCCGATACATCCAGATTCGCGGTGGGAATTGGGTCGCCATGCGGATCAACCGCTGGTTGTCCTAGCTGCTCTGCAATCCGGTCGGCAAACTTACTGCTGATGTGGTGTTCGAGACGATCTGCTTCGTCGTGTACCTCTGCCCAATCATACTCGAGGTGGTCCGTCAGATATCGTTCTAACAGTCGGTGATGGCGAATAATTTCAAGAGCAATAGGAACTCCAGTATCAGTGAGTTCAACCCCCTTGTAGGGTTCGTACAGCACGAAATCACGCTCTGATAACTTTTTCATCATACTGGTAACCGTCGGTTGCTCTACATCCATATACTCAGCGAGTACCGATGTTCGTACCCGGTCGTCCGCTTCGTTCTGGAGATAATAGATCGCTTTGAGATAGTCTTCCATGATCGCACTCAGCATTGTGAAATAATTAGATAAGGCTAAATTTATAATTTACTGCGTCTGTCTTACTTGGAGTGATAATTATCGATTGTGTCCAGCCAGCAACCACAGCTAAATTTGAACTATCATCAAAAATAACCCACTCTGTTGAATTTATATTACTTAAATGCCACCTTCAGTGAAACAGACGTTAAATAAGTGTACAGATGTATTGGGAGATTTATAGAAACAAATTGTATGGTGTGTATGAATGTCCCTCTCCACGCTCTTTGGAACACACGACTCATCGGATGCTGCCTACGATTTCGAGTGGTTCTTTGATTGACGAGGATACTGACAGTAGGGAGTGCGGCAATTGAGGTAGATATCGGCGGAGTAATCCGTTGATCGTCCTATTGAATTCCGTGGCTCTGTTGAAGCCCTCTTCTTCAGATAGGTTCTCGCCTGAAACAGCCGGTCGATAAGAGTTGCTTATCGAGCGTTGAGGATTCTACCAGCTCAAAGAGGGTCCCGAGAGTCGTGCGAGAGACAGCGTGAATCTGCCGTTGACTGGTCTTCGTTTATTGGTTTGGAGTAGTGCGACAGCAGCAAACGTGAGATATTGATAATCCAATACTGCTCTATAGAGATCATAGTAACCGACATGTCCCGGTATCGTGTCCGACAGAGCGTGAGCAACGATCACGTGACGTTTGGATTCGTCTGTGTTCAGAACGCTGGACGGAGTCAGATGTCTGCTGCCTTCGCTGAACGGGAGCGACAGCGCCGCGGACTCGAAAACGAGGTAGAGATACTCACCGGGGGCACCCATCCCGCAGACGAGGTCCACCCGGAGGTTGTCGAAGCAATGCGGGAACTCGACATTGACCTTTCGGACCGCGTCCCGCAAGAGGTGTCAACGGCGACGTTGAACGAATGTGATGTCGTTCTGACGATGGGGTGCTCAACGCTGGAGTTAGACGCCTCAGTCAAGGTTCGGGACTGGGCACTTGATGACCCACACGGTCAGGACATCGACCGCGTTCGAGAGATTCGCGGCGAGATCGAGGGTCGTGTCACCGACCTCTTCGACGAGTTCTTCGGTGACGAATAACGTCAGCTGTCGGTCAGCGATACCGGTTAGGACGTGCACCTGCCGCTGCTGACTGTTTCCTCTGTATTGACCGCTCAGAGTGATCGGTCTACATTATAAATGAGACAGGCGATGGTAAGTTCCCGGAACTGTTTCCACCAGCGTCGTGAGCGGACGAACGCACCATATTTTCGCTTGAGCGTAGAGTTGACCGTCTCGGATTGACCCCGCTGGCCGTAGAGATCAACGTCTAAGCGCGCCTTCCATGCCTTATGGAGCGATGTGAACTCTCGATGCTTGATCAGTAGACGAACCTCGTGTTGACGGGCAAGTCGTCTGATTTTCTGGTCGTCGTAGCCTTTGTCACCGAGCAGAACGTCAATACTCTCGAGGTTGCGCTTGATCAACGACGGAGCGATCTGGCTATCGTGTTTTCGTGTCGTCGTCACGTGGAGATCGAGGATTGCGTTCACTTTCGTATCGACCAATAACGTCACATTGAGTTGCTGAATCGTGAGTTCAGCTTGTTTCGTGTAGTGTTTCGAAGCGTGACTGCGGTCGAATCCTGACGCATCAATTCCGACGACGCCGTTTGCCGGAAGTAGGGTCGCTGAGAGAATCAATATGATACGCCATACGGCCATCTCAAGTCGATTGAATGCCTTACAGAGCGTTGATGGAGTAGGAAGCTCGGCTAGCCCGAGAACACGACGAATACGTGGCATCTCGATCAATTCGTCAAGCAGGCCACGGTAGGTTGTGTTCTTCCGAACTTTGAGACACAACTGGCCAACGTGTTGCGGGAGTGTATAGCGGTGTTTGGAGAGCTTCGAGGAGTATCGAAAGACTGCTCGCCGGGCCAGATGGATAGCTTTCTCAGTAAACCGGAGAATCTGCGATTTCGGGAGAGCCTTCATTTCGTGGTATTACAGGACGAACATGCAACTCTCAGAGAATTTCAACAGAGCCAATTCCGTTGTTCTGGCTCTCTTTGTGCTTTACGTGGGTGCTCTTCTCCAGTAACACTGTGAGGTATTGACCACAATCAAGTCAGCATATATCACTTGAATAGAATTCCAATCTAGCTGTAAATACGTGTTCTACTCAACGTTTCCACTCAAATCGTTGATTTTGTAACCTTCCTCAGTATATTGTATGAGCACCTCTGACGATTCACCTTCTAGTGAAAACTTTTGAATGCACTCTGTGCGAAGCGTACCAGTTAGGGATCACCATCCGTAACGAGTTCAAAGAAACCGATCTCGTCACTGCGTTCGAGAACCTCGATCACTCGATAGACGCGATCGAAGACGAGTATCCAGCGTGGCATCCTGCGCCACTCTCCTTTCGAGCAATGATCCTCTCGTTCGTTTTCATGGAGATCACCGGAGATTCGTACGCCGAGTTTTCTCGACGACTCACCCGGCAACCGGAAGTCGCCACTATTCTCGGCTTCACCCGAGTACCTGACGAATCGGCCTTCTCACGAGCGTGGCGAAATCGATTCGACGACGAGACCCACGAATATGTCCACGCTGCTGCCCACTTTGTTATCAAAGAAGTTCACGATCGCGATATCTCAGCGTCTGAGGTTCGCCCCAAGAAAGAGATCGTCGATGGTACTGAAGAAAACATAGACTCGGTAGAAGACGAATCATTCTCACAGAACGAAATCGTCCAGATAACACGCCTCGCGCGTGATCACGCCTTCGGTCATTTCGACTCTGATCGGGCGTCGAACGCCTCTTACGAGGACACGCAATTTTTCGAGCTACAGACGTTCATGGGGATGGTTCGGTGCGGAACCGCGCAGGGAGCGACTCGCTTCCAGTACCGGCGGGGTGAAGAGTACAGCCCACATGGCGACACCCACCTTCGCACCGTCAAGCAGTTCGATTCTGAAGAGCTCGTGAACGGGTTCAATGAGACGATGGATCGCTTACTCTCCGTGATCGCCTCTGAAGCATCGTTCCGTCGGCCGGTTACCGCTGCGATCGACATCACGACTATCCCCTATTACGGGGACGTTGAGGACATGCCGATGGTCAGCGGGACGAAGGATAGAGACAGTCGGGCCTTCAAATTCGCAACGCTCTCGATCATCGGACAGAATATCCCGCTCGTTCTTGCCGTGGAACCGGTTCGAGAAAGTTCTGAATGGGACGATAACCCGTCGAATCAGATACATCGTACTGTGCGACGGCTTGTTCGACGAGCGAAAGAACACGTTCCAATCGAGACAGTACTCTGTGACCGAGAGTTTGACTCGATACAAGTGTTCCAGACGCTCTCAAACCTCGATGTGAACTACCTCATTCCGAAGCGGGTCTCTAGCTCCGAACGGGAGGTGTTTGACCAAATGGACAAAGACGACCAGGAAGTCGCTGTGGAGTCGGCCTCTGTCCACGTAGAATCTGGATCGCATCCAATGCGGCTCCTGTACGTGCCGTCGACGAGTGGGGAGGGAACGGCCGTCTTCGCGACGAATCTCCGAGTCGGACCCGACGAGGCCGAGACGTTCTGTCAGCGCTACAGCCGCCGGTGGCAGATCGAGAGTGAGTACAAATCGATCAAAGGTGACTTTCTCGCGAAGACCTCCTCGAAAGATTACCGTGTTCGCCTATTCTACTTCGTGTTCGCGGTCCTCTTGTACAATATCTGGCGGCTCACCGACTTCCTGCTGAAAGCGGGTGTGGGAGGTGAGATGGACTACGCACCAGTGTTGACTGCGGGTGAGTGTGTTGAGCTCGTTGCCTCGTCGTTGATTCCACACGACTAACCCGCTGAGATCTCGCTGGGTCCGCCGCTCAAGAGTGACAACCGTATCCAGCAGCGCCAAAATCCACGCAATTTCGTACGCTCGTCTGGTAGTTCGAGAGTAAAGATTCAAAACCGATGCCTGACCGGTGAGAATCACCACGATTTGATGGCGGTTCGATCCAAAACTGGTCTATCCTCCGAAACTGTGTGGGTAGACCCAACCTGACTGTTTGGCATTTCTACAAGCGAAACAAGGGGATCACCAGCGTTTCAGGAGTCCGACCAGATCGTGAAGACGGAACTGCAGGGAGAACTGCCAGTTAGAGTACCATTGGGTCACAAATCAGTCGAAAATCGGGAGAAATCACTACTCAGAAAATACAGCTGCCGCTCCGGGGATTGGCTACCACAGTGAAAACCGCTGTTCAGTCAGGAGGGGTGAACAGGCAGAACGCGACCAACTCGATAAGCTCGCCCGCAAGGATCGGCGGGTGCTCACCGAGATCGACATCCACCGCGTCTCGAAGGATGAAGTTCGCCATACGCCACACGTTGTACAGCAGCGTTCCAATCACGAAGTACAGGAACCGAATCCGGTAATCCTTCGACGCCGACGTCGGCAGGAAGTGCTTCTTGATGGTCTTGTACTCGTTCTCGATCTCCATCCGCTGGCTGTACTGGCCGAGCAACGCTTCCGCGCGGTGATGGTCAACGTGCTCGTTGATCGTGAACACCGCGTACTTGTCCTCGTCCTTCTTCGACGGCGTGTACACGTACGTAATGTCGTGCTCACGACCGTCGTATTCGTGCGTGCCGTGCCCGATACGACTGTTGTACACGTCGTGGTCCTTGATCTCCTCGATGTTCTCCTTATCTACCTTCGCGCGAGCTGGCTTTCCGAGTACGTACAGTAACTCACGCCGGTCGATAACGTCACGGGTCTCCTTGCTACTGAATCCACGGTCGAGGAACACCTTGTGAATGTCCACGTGACGGGAAGCCTGCTCTAGCAAGCTCTCCACAATATCAGCGCGAGACGTCCGCTCGATGTCCCATCCCATCTCGTTTTCCCACCGTCGCTGATCACGCACAGGTTCTACACCGAGGACAATCGGTGTGTTCTCAGCGATAATCGTGATCGTGGCGAACTTGTATCCACGCTCATCGCTATCCTTGAGCCCAGATACCAAGTCGGGGTGGTCAGGATCTATCAGTTTCTCCTTCCCTTTGATGGTCACCTTGATGGGGGTCTTGTCGGACTTGCGGGCCTCCTTCTTGGACATGAACGGCGAAGCATAGAAATTCCATGCGGTGATGTCAATCGCCGCGTGAACCGGCTCTGTGAATCCTGCCTCAGCGTAGTCCTCATCGGTGAGCTCGTTCAGGATGTTCTCAACGCCTGCGTGGAACGGCTCCAGTACTTCGTCACGGATTCGCTTCCACTCCGGTTGCTGTTTTCCCGTCACGAATTCGTCGAATGTGAGTTGGGATTCCGGTTTGGCGATCTTCTTCATCGTGCGGTTATGCGACGACCCGTGCGGGACCTTCTCCCGTTCACTGAGCCGGGCGAACCGTCGTGAAGCGGTCGTTGTCCCGGCACGAGACATGTTCAGGTAGCCTTGCCGTTCGAAGTACGCTTCCAACGGGTACGTCGCGTTACTCGCGCGGTCCGCGGTGAACTCACTGAACCCGAGGTCAGTCGCGCGCTTCACCGCATCCATAATCTCCGCTTCACTGACCCGGTCGTGCTGGACGTCTTCCGGATCAAGCGCGGGTTCATTCGTCCGGATCACATCGTGCTCGGCACACACCGTTCGAATGGCTTCAGCAGCGTCTCGTAGTAGCTTGCGCTCTGCCGGGTCGAATCGATTGCGCTTGTTGTGACTGATGATCTGCTGAGAGATCGGCCGGTCGAAGCCGAGACGCAGGTACACGTACGCAGCCCCGCGTAGCCGGCGCGCGAGCTCTGACTGATTGAACTCGCGCGCGTACTTGTAGAGGAACAACCGAACCATCGATTCCAAGTCGAACTTCGCACGAC encodes:
- a CDS encoding IS5 family transposase — translated: MKALPKSQILRFTEKAIHLARRAVFRYSSKLSKHRYTLPQHVGQLCLKVRKNTTYRGLLDELIEMPRIRRVLGLAELPTPSTLCKAFNRLEMAVWRIILILSATLLPANGVVGIDASGFDRSHASKHYTKQAELTIQQLNVTLLVDTKVNAILDLHVTTTRKHDSQIAPSLIKRNLESIDVLLGDKGYDDQKIRRLARQHEVRLLIKHREFTSLHKAWKARLDVDLYGQRGQSETVNSTLKRKYGAFVRSRRWWKQFRELTIACLIYNVDRSL
- a CDS encoding metal-dependent transcriptional regulator; protein product: MLSAIMEDYLKAIYYLQNEADDRVRTSVLAEYMDVEQPTVTSMMKKLSERDFVLYEPYKGVELTDTGVPIALEIIRHHRLLERYLTDHLEYDWAEVHDEADRLEHHISSKFADRIAEQLGQPAVDPHGDPIPTANLDVSGAKDGERLADHQVGDSVQIVRVPDTDPDLLRYLSKHGILPGTVVDVVEIAPFGMVTLDPDSGDGPVALPEEVACSISTQSLTQSSH
- a CDS encoding transposase produces the protein MKTFECTLCEAYQLGITIRNEFKETDLVTAFENLDHSIDAIEDEYPAWHPAPLSFRAMILSFVFMEITGDSYAEFSRRLTRQPEVATILGFTRVPDESAFSRAWRNRFDDETHEYVHAAAHFVIKEVHDRDISASEVRPKKEIVDGTEENIDSVEDESFSQNEIVQITRLARDHAFGHFDSDRASNASYEDTQFFELQTFMGMVRCGTAQGATRFQYRRGEEYSPHGDTHLRTVKQFDSEELVNGFNETMDRLLSVIASEASFRRPVTAAIDITTIPYYGDVEDMPMVSGTKDRDSRAFKFATLSIIGQNIPLVLAVEPVRESSEWDDNPSNQIHRTVRRLVRRAKEHVPIETVLCDREFDSIQVFQTLSNLDVNYLIPKRVSSSEREVFDQMDKDDQEVAVESASVHVESGSHPMRLLYVPSTSGEGTAVFATNLRVGPDEAETFCQRYSRRWQIESEYKSIKGDFLAKTSSKDYRVRLFYFVFAVLLYNIWRLTDFLLKAGVGGEMDYAPVLTAGECVELVASSLIPHD
- a CDS encoding low molecular weight phosphatase family protein, whose translation is MSRYRVRQSVSNDHVTFGFVCVQNAGRSQMSAAFAERERQRRGLENEVEILTGGTHPADEVHPEVVEAMRELDIDLSDRVPQEVSTATLNECDVVLTMGCSTLELDASVKVRDWALDDPHGQDIDRVREIRGEIEGRVTDLFDEFFGDE
- a CDS encoding multicopper oxidase domain-containing protein; its protein translation is MPSIDYESAADVTKRLEQRLVGSLTGETSVSRRTVLGSLGVAGSAAVGLGSSRASASPGHGGDDTHGNFGSVGEYQDLDFDPHEFLTAFNTGDSGQDNVPQQVYEEDGRTVREFEFTAVDTTITIAPGVEFQAWAFNGQVPGPTIRAVEGDLIRVKFTNLGRHAHTIHPHLKNLNPRMDGIPQNGPGVLETGESFTYEWIAQPAGTHFYHCHSLPLKEHIHRGLYGTIIVDPDPERVRENPRDYVNYPGPITDDMRTRFVEEAKSRNHEYAENDAVNEMVMVMNSFDTNFDGGNEVYAANTRAFAYGVGSTDGTGNWTAGETKRPIQIDKNERQRVYLSNATEFDLINSFHTHSQFFDYYDHGTTLTPTRKTVDTIMQTQAQRGIIELDYSDHEPGLYMFHAHQSEFAELGWMSFFEVV
- a CDS encoding sulfite exporter TauE/SafE family protein — protein: MFEAVLRVDILLFLAIGVLGGAHCIGMCGPLVTMYAERMAPRVDGGTERTGTPGQRGHLTTYEVRQHALFNVGRTLSYALIGGMFGALGGFVFISADQLTAIADPIRGGVGVLIGVFIIASGVKYLLGGAAGLGIPGVQRVTNWIAVRVDRYVNSPGIVGLGALHGLLPCPILYPAYLYAFATGSAVSGFLALATLGIGTIPAVFAYGTLIESVDVIHRRRLHRLLGIAFILLGYVLLGHGLMAIGITIPTPMLPRYQPLG
- a CDS encoding plastocyanin/azurin family copper-binding protein, which produces MPLEISDRRTVLRLSSAALATLTTAGCLGGQSSSVQTVTMPGDLRFEPKTARIEPGQTVTWTNESDIEHTVTAYEDEIPDEAVYFASGGFETERTARNRVTEGLIAPGENYEHTFDQPGTYGYFCIPHEGSGMVGTILVNK
- a CDS encoding DUF7350 domain-containing protein — translated: MSPRTPYNRTMFPMMSLSAILQRNGASVFDGILQATIDPELRYHYGTMVGDVQIEDIFTNTVDSSPQTARHE
- a CDS encoding ZIP family metal transporter; translation: MADETQKPTPDGGVSTENEVTQPLGLPRWVSAILPIVLLVLVLGVFAFTSPLASIQSQSGEPLPDVTITHTTLPSDETVVLHVTNNGPDSVTIAQVLVDEAYWNFQVEGAGGDQTLAPMESAQIVIPYHWNPGWDLNVALVLSDGATFENTIVAPSQAPGFSLSLLWTLAVIGLFVGVIPVALGMLWFPYIKTMSDRWLHAVLLFAAGVLGFLAFDAGFEAFELAERVPGAYEGNLLVVSGIFGALLLVQAISAWREGRVAAGDSRASSGLWIAYLVAVGIGLHNLAEGLAIGSSFALGRVSLGAFLVIGFMLHNVTEGPAVVAPVARGERPALGHFAALGVIAGAPVILGGWIGSLAYSPTIGAFFLAIGVGAILQVNWEIASMVRDAGGRVASATNLLAFLLGLGIMYVTDLFVAL
- a CDS encoding transposase gives rise to the protein MTATDDHSYYDEILSSIEEQTEDLCHIHDHITRVITNLDIDEDWFTGYDDPGRAKFDLESMVRLFLYKYAREFNQSELARRLRGAAYVYLRLGFDRPISQQIISHNKRNRFDPAERKLLRDAAEAIRTVCAEHDVIRTNEPALDPEDVQHDRVSEAEIMDAVKRATDLGFSEFTADRASNATYPLEAYFERQGYLNMSRAGTTTASRRFARLSEREKVPHGSSHNRTMKKIAKPESQLTFDEFVTGKQQPEWKRIRDEVLEPFHAGVENILNELTDEDYAEAGFTEPVHAAIDITAWNFYASPFMSKKEARKSDKTPIKVTIKGKEKLIDPDHPDLVSGLKDSDERGYKFATITIIAENTPIVLGVEPVRDQRRWENEMGWDIERTSRADIVESLLEQASRHVDIHKVFLDRGFSSKETRDVIDRRELLYVLGKPARAKVDKENIEEIKDHDVYNSRIGHGTHEYDGREHDITYVYTPSKKDEDKYAVFTINEHVDHHRAEALLGQYSQRMEIENEYKTIKKHFLPTSASKDYRIRFLYFVIGTLLYNVWRMANFILRDAVDVDLGEHPPILAGELIELVAFCLFTPPD